A DNA window from Porphyromonas gingivalis ATCC 33277 contains the following coding sequences:
- a CDS encoding ParB/RepB/Spo0J family partition protein produces MKHTKKTLGRGLDSLLDAEVIGSSSISEVAISDIYPNPDQPRRTFEEESLKELAASLRSIGLVQPITLLKKSAGDYMIISGERRWRAARMAGMTTLPAYIKTEEDEHVMEMALIENIQREDLNAIEISLAYQKLIETYDLTQEELSTRVGKKRTTISNYLRLLKLPGEIQIGLTQKKIDMGHARALLSIPDPEHQLALYAEIIRQGLSVRAVESLAAHYREEGADSPAKQKKTKQSLPEEYRLLTGQLSRFFRTKVKLDCDAKGKGKLTIPFASEEELERIMALLERIR; encoded by the coding sequence ATGAAGCATACGAAGAAAACGCTCGGTCGCGGCCTGGACTCCCTCCTCGATGCGGAGGTCATAGGGTCTTCTTCCATCAGCGAAGTGGCCATCAGCGATATATACCCCAATCCCGATCAACCGCGCCGGACTTTCGAGGAGGAGTCCCTGAAAGAACTGGCCGCTTCGCTCCGTTCGATAGGATTGGTACAGCCCATCACACTACTGAAGAAGTCCGCCGGCGACTATATGATCATCTCCGGAGAACGCCGCTGGCGTGCGGCCCGAATGGCCGGTATGACCACCCTGCCGGCATACATCAAGACGGAAGAGGACGAACATGTGATGGAGATGGCACTGATCGAAAACATCCAGCGCGAAGACCTCAACGCCATCGAAATCTCTCTGGCCTACCAGAAGCTCATAGAGACGTACGACCTCACACAGGAGGAACTCAGCACCCGAGTGGGCAAGAAGCGCACCACGATCAGCAACTACCTGCGCCTCCTCAAGCTCCCGGGCGAGATACAGATAGGTCTGACCCAAAAGAAAATAGATATGGGGCATGCCCGCGCCTTGCTCAGTATCCCCGATCCCGAGCATCAGCTTGCCCTCTATGCCGAGATCATCAGGCAGGGACTGAGTGTACGTGCCGTCGAAAGTCTGGCGGCGCACTACCGCGAAGAAGGTGCCGATTCGCCCGCCAAGCAGAAGAAAACCAAGCAGTCTCTGCCGGAAGAATACCGCCTGCTCACGGGGCAGTTGTCCCGATTCTTCCGGACGAAAGTCAAGCTCGACTGCGACGCCAAGGGCAAAGGCAAGCTGACCATTCCCTTCGCATCGGAAGAAGAGCTGGAGCGAATCATGGCCCTGCTCGAGCGTATCCGCTAA
- a CDS encoding lytic transglycosylase domain-containing protein: MLRMKYCLLPALIAFLAFLPVRSSYAIGRYTPADSTQELRDAARRLLPSSSLDKDLERLLRTWHKGYSTKTKRGERPCVNSDTGPYTSDSVYIRRLSALPSAVPIQFNPAVKQCIKLYTEERRRLVRYMLSLADLYFPQIEETLDRHNLPIELKYLTIVESALNPTAVSPAGAAGIWQFMLATGKIYGLTINSLVDERLDLQKSTEAACRYFKDMYDLYRDWLLCIAAYNCGLGNVNKAIRMSGGKTDFWEIYPYLPRETRNYIPLFIGAYYAMHYHIEHEICAGETGVPLATDTIMLSRQVSFDRIRLLSGVSNDELQLLNPQYKRGIIPGNTQLCRLRLPVAFIKKLDKVRDSLYSPDLEASVSDFPEQGGQHSGGSGRTAIFHNVKQGETLLSIAKRYGTTVAAIKRANGLKSSSVKPGQRLQITKSSASGTKKKSKYSAKRKSRRRK; encoded by the coding sequence ATGCTCCGGATGAAATACTGCCTCCTCCCTGCCCTCATTGCCTTTCTGGCCTTTCTGCCGGTCCGATCGTCCTATGCCATAGGTCGTTACACCCCGGCAGACTCTACCCAAGAGCTTCGCGATGCAGCCCGTCGCCTCCTGCCCTCTTCTTCCTTGGACAAGGATTTGGAGAGACTCCTCCGCACTTGGCATAAAGGATATTCCACCAAGACAAAACGTGGCGAGCGTCCGTGCGTCAATTCCGATACGGGTCCTTATACATCGGACTCCGTGTACATCCGGCGACTTTCCGCCCTGCCATCGGCTGTTCCCATACAATTCAACCCTGCCGTCAAGCAGTGCATCAAGCTCTACACCGAGGAACGTCGTCGCCTTGTCCGCTATATGCTCTCTCTGGCCGACCTGTATTTCCCTCAGATCGAAGAGACACTCGACCGTCATAACCTCCCGATCGAGCTGAAGTACCTGACCATCGTGGAGTCGGCTCTCAACCCTACGGCAGTATCGCCGGCCGGAGCAGCCGGTATCTGGCAGTTCATGCTGGCTACGGGCAAGATATACGGACTCACTATAAACAGCCTCGTCGACGAACGGCTGGATCTGCAGAAAAGTACAGAGGCTGCCTGCCGCTACTTCAAGGACATGTACGACCTCTATCGCGACTGGCTCCTCTGCATCGCGGCTTATAACTGCGGACTCGGCAATGTGAACAAAGCCATCCGAATGTCCGGTGGCAAGACCGACTTCTGGGAGATCTATCCCTACCTTCCTCGCGAAACGCGGAACTACATCCCGCTCTTCATCGGTGCATACTATGCCATGCACTACCATATCGAACATGAGATCTGTGCCGGAGAGACAGGCGTTCCTTTGGCTACGGATACGATCATGCTGTCCCGACAAGTATCTTTCGATCGCATTCGTCTATTGTCCGGTGTGAGCAACGACGAATTGCAACTGCTCAACCCTCAATACAAAAGGGGGATCATCCCCGGTAATACCCAGCTGTGCCGACTACGCCTTCCCGTCGCTTTCATCAAGAAATTGGACAAGGTTCGCGATTCGCTTTATTCCCCCGACTTGGAGGCTTCGGTATCGGATTTCCCTGAGCAAGGCGGACAACACTCGGGAGGATCGGGACGAACCGCCATCTTCCATAATGTCAAGCAAGGTGAGACGCTCTTGTCCATCGCCAAACGTTATGGCACTACGGTAGCAGCCATTAAGAGGGCAAACGGCTTGAAGTCCTCCTCCGTCAAGCCCGGTCAGAGGCTGCAAATCACTAAAAGTTCGGCTTCCGGCACCAAGAAAAAGAGCAAGTACAGTGCCAAGCGAAAGTCCCGCAGGAGGAAATAA
- a CDS encoding DUF5683 domain-containing protein produces MSGSRWRIVVLFLCLCLSQAAAQSVVPDSIGRPAASAADSAATKLPDTLRVQTLSPPASTASPRDLRTAKAWKPNPTRALLYSALLPGSGQIYNRKYWKLPIVWGAFTGCTYAILWNNKTYTEYRKAYADFMGGDPSQTAWHNFLPYGADPADYVNSEQLKARLKRGTEYYRRNRDLSIIITLGVYFLTMLDAYVDAELFDFNISPDLSFHFSPMVGTDDKSGFFRYGVSCGFTF; encoded by the coding sequence ATGTCCGGAAGTCGTTGGAGAATTGTCGTTTTGTTCCTCTGCCTTTGTCTTTCTCAGGCAGCGGCACAGAGCGTCGTCCCCGACAGTATCGGGCGGCCGGCGGCGAGTGCGGCCGATTCGGCGGCCACGAAGCTCCCCGATACGCTCCGAGTGCAGACGCTTTCCCCGCCGGCCTCTACAGCATCCCCCCGAGACCTCCGGACAGCCAAGGCGTGGAAACCCAATCCCACCCGTGCACTCCTCTACTCGGCCCTCCTGCCGGGGTCGGGTCAGATCTACAATCGCAAGTACTGGAAGCTGCCGATCGTATGGGGCGCATTCACCGGATGCACTTATGCCATCCTGTGGAACAACAAGACGTACACCGAGTATCGCAAAGCCTATGCCGACTTCATGGGCGGCGATCCGTCGCAAACGGCTTGGCACAACTTCCTCCCCTACGGAGCCGATCCTGCCGATTATGTCAATAGCGAGCAGCTCAAAGCTCGTCTCAAGCGCGGCACGGAGTACTACCGTCGCAACAGGGATTTGAGTATCATCATTACCCTCGGCGTCTACTTCCTGACGATGTTGGATGCCTATGTGGATGCCGAATTGTTCGATTTCAACATCTCTCCCGACCTCTCTTTTCATTTCAGTCCGATGGTGGGCACAGACGATAAGTCCGGCTTTTTCCGTTATGGAGTTAGCTGCGGTTTCACTTTTTGA
- a CDS encoding ParA family protein: MGKIIALANQKGGVGKTTTTINLAASLATLEKKVLVVDADPQANASSGLGVDIASLQNTVYECLVCNLPVAEAVQPTPVEGLDIIPSHIDLVGAEIEMLNLPEREKVMRRLLSGIADRYDYVLIDCSPSLGLITVNALVAAHSVIIPVQCEYFALEGISKLLNTIRIIKSKLNPTLEIEGFLLTMYDSRLRLANQIYEEVKKHFRELVFDTVIQRNIKLSEAPSHGIPALLYDADSRGAVNHMQLAAELIKKHKQKGA; encoded by the coding sequence ATGGGTAAAATAATCGCTCTGGCCAATCAGAAAGGCGGTGTAGGCAAGACTACAACGACTATCAATCTGGCAGCTTCGCTCGCTACCTTGGAGAAGAAAGTATTGGTGGTCGACGCCGATCCGCAAGCCAATGCTTCCTCCGGATTGGGCGTGGACATCGCCTCCCTGCAGAACACCGTATACGAATGTCTCGTGTGCAATCTGCCGGTGGCCGAAGCTGTGCAGCCGACTCCCGTGGAGGGGCTGGACATTATCCCTTCGCATATCGATCTGGTCGGTGCAGAGATCGAGATGCTCAACCTGCCGGAGCGCGAGAAAGTGATGCGCCGTCTGCTAAGCGGCATAGCCGATCGGTACGACTACGTCCTCATCGACTGCTCCCCCTCGCTGGGCCTTATCACGGTCAACGCCCTCGTGGCGGCGCATTCCGTCATCATCCCCGTGCAGTGCGAATACTTCGCTCTCGAAGGGATCAGCAAGCTGCTCAATACGATCCGTATCATCAAAAGCAAGCTCAATCCCACACTGGAGATAGAAGGTTTCCTGCTGACCATGTACGACAGCCGCCTGCGACTGGCCAATCAGATATACGAAGAGGTCAAGAAGCACTTCCGCGAGCTGGTCTTCGATACGGTCATCCAGCGCAACATCAAACTAAGCGAGGCCCCCAGCCACGGTATTCCGGCACTGCTGTACGATGCCGATAGCCGCGGAGCGGTCAATCATATGCAGCTGGCGGCCGAGCTGATCAAAAAGCACAAACAGAAAGGAGCCTGA
- a CDS encoding aminoacyl-histidine dipeptidase gives MSTEIKTLKPQAVWEYFYDLTQIPRPTGQMDEVTKYVFDFGKRLGLETEQDEVGNVIIRKPATPGMENKPIVTLQSHLDMVPQKNSDIDHDFTKDPIDAYIDGEWVKARGTTLGADNGIGVAYAMAAMADPTLKHGPLEALFTINEEVGMDGANGLKPGFSRGDILLNIDSEEEGKLFVGCAGGIDVNVTLEYKEEELVSDEEIGVKISLTGLKGGHSGVDIHLGRANANKLMFRFLKEAVGFYGARLAWVEGGSLRNAIPREAFAVITIQEEEAEAVWELVSDYQDLFRKEFSGIEENIKFEASRIECPRMIIPEEIQDCLINAVEACVNGPQSMLQDFPGTVESSSNLALITAKEGAISVRFLVRSSSESRKMWVASAIESVFSLAGARVEFDASYNGWQPNIRSHILDVMSKVFEEYYGQKPEVQVMHAGLECGIIQGVMPDMDMISVGPELQSPHSPDERIHIESVARTWEVLVKVLERV, from the coding sequence ATGTCAACAGAGATCAAAACCCTCAAACCACAAGCTGTCTGGGAGTACTTCTACGACCTGACACAAATACCCCGACCTACCGGACAGATGGACGAGGTGACCAAGTACGTATTCGACTTCGGTAAGAGGCTTGGTTTGGAGACCGAGCAGGACGAGGTGGGCAATGTCATCATTCGCAAGCCAGCCACACCGGGCATGGAAAACAAACCGATCGTGACCCTCCAATCGCACTTGGATATGGTGCCTCAAAAGAATTCGGACATCGATCATGATTTCACCAAAGACCCCATCGATGCATATATCGACGGAGAGTGGGTGAAAGCTCGAGGCACTACTCTGGGAGCCGATAACGGTATCGGAGTGGCTTATGCCATGGCAGCTATGGCAGACCCAACGCTCAAACATGGTCCGCTGGAAGCTCTTTTCACTATCAACGAAGAAGTGGGAATGGACGGTGCCAATGGTCTCAAGCCCGGGTTCTCTCGTGGTGACATCCTGCTCAATATAGATTCGGAGGAAGAAGGCAAGCTTTTCGTAGGCTGTGCGGGAGGTATTGATGTCAATGTCACGCTCGAATATAAGGAGGAAGAGCTGGTTTCGGACGAAGAAATAGGCGTAAAGATATCTTTGACAGGACTCAAAGGCGGACATTCGGGTGTCGATATTCACCTCGGACGTGCCAATGCCAATAAACTGATGTTCAGATTCTTGAAAGAGGCTGTAGGATTCTATGGTGCTCGCTTGGCATGGGTAGAGGGAGGATCGCTCCGCAATGCTATTCCGCGCGAAGCGTTTGCCGTTATCACCATTCAGGAAGAAGAGGCCGAAGCTGTCTGGGAACTGGTATCCGACTACCAGGATTTGTTCCGTAAGGAATTCAGCGGCATAGAGGAAAACATCAAGTTCGAGGCAAGTCGTATCGAATGTCCCCGAATGATTATTCCCGAAGAGATCCAAGACTGTCTGATCAATGCCGTGGAAGCCTGCGTCAATGGCCCGCAGTCCATGCTCCAAGACTTCCCCGGTACGGTAGAGTCATCATCCAATCTGGCGTTGATCACGGCTAAGGAAGGAGCAATCTCCGTACGTTTCCTGGTGCGTAGCTCTTCCGAATCGCGCAAGATGTGGGTAGCATCGGCCATCGAGAGCGTTTTCTCATTGGCAGGAGCACGAGTGGAATTCGACGCCTCGTACAACGGCTGGCAACCTAATATCCGGTCGCACATTCTCGATGTGATGAGCAAAGTCTTCGAAGAGTATTACGGCCAAAAGCCCGAAGTACAGGTGATGCATGCCGGTCTGGAATGCGGTATCATCCAAGGCGTAATGCCGGATATGGACATGATCTCGGTAGGTCCCGAACTCCAATCGCCGCACTCTCCGGACGAAAGGATTCATATCGAATCCGTAGCTCGCACATGGGAAGTACTGGTAAAAGTACTGGAGCGAGTGTAA
- the fabD gene encoding ACP S-malonyltransferase, which translates to MKAFVFPGQGAQFVGMGKDLYEQNPEAKAYFEKANEILGFRITDILFNGTAEELKQTKVTQPAIFLHSVILAKTMGEDFRPDMVAGHSLGEFSALVAAGAMTFEDGLRLVSKRAMAMQKACEVRPSTMAAVLGLPDEKVEEICAQVTDEVVVPANYNCPGQIVISGSVEGVDRACELLKEAGAKRALKLAVGGAFHSPLMEPAREELAKAIEETTISQPICPIYQNVTASAVTDPAEIKKNLIAQLTAPVRWTQSVLNMTADGADHFMELGPGNVLQGLVKKITPEATTEGRQ; encoded by the coding sequence ATGAAAGCATTTGTATTCCCCGGTCAGGGAGCACAGTTTGTAGGAATGGGAAAAGACCTGTACGAACAGAACCCCGAGGCCAAAGCATATTTTGAAAAAGCCAATGAGATATTAGGCTTTCGCATTACGGACATCCTCTTCAACGGCACGGCAGAGGAGCTGAAACAAACCAAAGTGACCCAGCCGGCGATCTTCCTCCACTCGGTGATTCTGGCCAAGACGATGGGCGAAGACTTCCGTCCCGATATGGTGGCAGGCCACTCGCTCGGAGAGTTTTCGGCATTGGTCGCAGCAGGTGCCATGACCTTCGAAGATGGTCTTCGTCTCGTATCGAAACGTGCCATGGCCATGCAGAAAGCATGCGAAGTACGCCCCTCGACTATGGCGGCTGTACTGGGTCTGCCTGATGAAAAGGTGGAAGAAATCTGTGCCCAAGTGACCGATGAAGTTGTCGTACCGGCCAACTACAACTGCCCGGGACAGATCGTTATATCCGGTTCGGTAGAAGGAGTGGACAGAGCTTGCGAACTGCTCAAGGAAGCCGGAGCCAAGCGTGCTCTTAAGCTCGCTGTCGGTGGAGCATTCCATTCCCCTCTGATGGAACCGGCTCGTGAAGAGCTGGCAAAAGCCATCGAAGAGACTACGATCAGTCAGCCGATCTGCCCCATCTATCAGAACGTAACGGCTTCTGCCGTCACTGATCCGGCAGAGATTAAAAAGAACCTGATAGCACAGCTGACGGCACCGGTTCGCTGGACACAGAGTGTGCTGAATATGACAGCCGATGGTGCCGACCACTTTATGGAGTTAGGCCCCGGAAATGTATTGCAGGGTTTGGTGAAGAAAATTACTCCTGAAGCGACAACGGAAGGACGTCAGTAA